The following proteins are co-located in the Neodiprion virginianus isolate iyNeoVirg1 chromosome 6, iyNeoVirg1.1, whole genome shotgun sequence genome:
- the LOC124307955 gene encoding uncharacterized protein LOC124307955 has product MASKRIRSGRATDAQLAAMVQFIETHKGIAEGKFLIMNGKEELRKKWDQLANTLNMTKGATKTTSQWQVTWRDMKSRTSQKARKIRNQRNATGNKEIDEVPLTPLELRVIGIICKNYVEGSSDCPDSVPEEWVFII; this is encoded by the exons ATGGCATC AAAAAGAATTAGAAGCGGACGGGCGACGGATGCGCAATTAGCGGCAATGGTGCAGTTTATCGAAACACACAAAGGGATTGCGGAAGGGAAATTCCTAATTATGAATGGAAAGGAAGAACTCCGTAAAAAATGGGATCAACTGGCAAATACTTTAAATATGACCAAAGGTGCAACCAAAACCACATCTCAATGGCAAGTA ACTTGGAGAGATATGAAAAGTCGAACATCACAGAAAGCACGTAAAATTAGAAATCAGCGTAATGCAACAGGCAATAAAGAAATTGACGAAGTTCCATTGACACCATTAGAGCTAAGAGTCATTGGAATCATTTGCAAAAACTACGTTGAAGGTAGCTCTGACTGTCCTGATAGCGTTCCCGAAGAATGGGTATTTATTATATAG